The following coding sequences are from one Litorilinea aerophila window:
- a CDS encoding metal-dependent hydrolase family protein: protein MRTFFNNCRLVDGTGARAVESALVVVTDDQITWCGPADAAEAPTPVAGDRQVDLAGRTLLPGLFNVHVHLALRLPFPEQRIDPFAPGYRAMLIYRRALEAIYSGTTSLRAVGEAHFMDIAVRNAINKGVLPGPRIQSAGSALIATGGHGHNSVSCIEADGVDGFRRAAREQLRAGADLIKICLTGGIGTPGEQPADKQMSDDEVAAVVEVAHGANKRVASHTGGSQPVKDAVRLGVDCIEHGYQFDEEAAQMMAEAGTFLVPTLCVTQELDYMRRHGVQEWMLTKARAAAVEHLNSIRRAVAAGVTLCVGTDLLPSDPVDGTVATIREVELLVEAGLSPLDALRAATFNSARLCGVERLTGTIAAGKQADLIVVDGRPDVEIRDLRQVRLVMKDGAVFRNELPNLDAPGLALPGVELAGGTFARVY, encoded by the coding sequence ATGCGTACCTTTTTCAACAACTGTCGCCTGGTGGACGGGACCGGGGCCAGGGCGGTGGAGTCGGCCCTGGTGGTGGTCACCGACGACCAGATCACCTGGTGCGGCCCGGCGGATGCAGCCGAGGCGCCCACGCCCGTGGCCGGTGACCGCCAGGTGGATCTGGCGGGGCGGACCCTGTTGCCCGGCCTTTTCAACGTGCACGTACACCTGGCCCTGCGCCTGCCCTTCCCGGAGCAGCGCATCGACCCCTTTGCCCCCGGCTACCGGGCCATGCTCATCTATCGCCGGGCCCTGGAGGCCATCTACAGCGGTACCACCAGCCTCCGGGCCGTGGGCGAGGCCCACTTCATGGACATCGCGGTACGCAACGCCATTAACAAGGGCGTGCTGCCGGGGCCCCGCATCCAGTCGGCCGGCAGCGCCCTCATCGCCACCGGCGGCCACGGCCACAACTCCGTGAGCTGCATCGAGGCCGACGGGGTGGACGGCTTCCGCCGGGCCGCCCGGGAGCAGTTGCGGGCCGGCGCGGACCTGATCAAGATCTGCCTGACCGGCGGCATCGGCACCCCCGGCGAACAGCCCGCCGACAAGCAGATGAGCGACGATGAGGTGGCCGCGGTGGTGGAGGTGGCCCACGGCGCCAACAAACGGGTGGCCTCCCACACCGGCGGTAGCCAGCCGGTCAAGGACGCGGTGCGCCTGGGGGTGGACTGCATCGAACACGGCTACCAGTTCGACGAGGAGGCGGCCCAGATGATGGCCGAGGCCGGTACCTTTCTGGTACCCACCCTCTGCGTCACCCAGGAGCTGGACTACATGCGCCGCCATGGCGTCCAGGAGTGGATGCTCACCAAGGCCCGGGCCGCCGCCGTGGAGCATCTCAACTCCATCCGCCGGGCCGTCGCCGCAGGGGTGACCCTCTGCGTGGGGACGGACCTGTTGCCCAGCGACCCGGTGGACGGGACCGTGGCCACCATCCGAGAGGTGGAGCTGCTGGTGGAGGCCGGCCTCTCGCCCCTGGATGCCCTGCGCGCGGCCACTTTCAACTCGGCCCGGCTCTGTGGCGTGGAGCGGCTGACGGGCACCATTGCGGCGGGCAAGCAGGCAGACCTGATCGTGGTGGACGGCCGGCCCGACGTGGAGATCCGGGATCTGCGCCAGGTGCGCCTGGTGATGAAGGATGGCGCGGTCTTCCGCAACGAGCTGCCCAACCTGGATGCGCCCGGCCTGGCCCTGCCCGGAGTGGAACTGGCCGGGGGCACCTTTGCCCGGGTCTACTGA
- a CDS encoding DUF3105 domain-containing protein, giving the protein MAKSKAHPTARSRRERARAERARRRRNQMLLLWGSVALFAVIIGAVIALNIRNSRPVAGEETFASQGNLHIAFGSVSPIAYNSTPPSSGPHYETLVSWGVYTEPQRYEHLVHNLEDGGVIVYYQCPEGCPEVVDALREIVDPYIQARRHVIMVPNDPSWTIGNSQPLHQDMGARIAVVAWQKVLKMDEVDAERIRAFIERYEGIDHHVAGIG; this is encoded by the coding sequence ATGGCCAAATCGAAAGCTCACCCAACCGCCCGGAGCCGTCGAGAACGGGCCCGGGCGGAGCGAGCCCGCCGTCGCCGCAACCAGATGCTGCTCCTGTGGGGCAGCGTGGCGCTCTTCGCCGTGATCATCGGCGCGGTCATCGCCCTGAACATCCGCAACAGCCGGCCGGTAGCCGGTGAGGAGACCTTCGCCTCTCAGGGGAACCTCCACATCGCCTTCGGCAGTGTCTCGCCCATCGCCTACAATTCCACCCCGCCCAGCTCCGGTCCCCACTATGAGACCCTGGTGAGCTGGGGCGTCTACACCGAGCCCCAACGCTACGAACACCTGGTCCACAACCTGGAGGACGGCGGCGTGATCGTCTACTATCAGTGTCCCGAAGGCTGTCCGGAGGTGGTGGATGCCCTGCGGGAGATCGTGGACCCGTACATCCAGGCCCGGCGCCACGTGATCATGGTGCCCAACGATCCGTCCTGGACCATCGGCAACAGCCAGCCCCTGCACCAGGACATGGGCGCGCGCATTGCGGTAGTCGCCTGGCAGAAGGTCCTCAAGATGGACGAGGTGGACGCGGAACGGATCCGGGCCTTCATCGAGCGCTATGAGGGCATCGATCATCACGTGGCCGGCATCGGGTAG
- a CDS encoding ABC transporter ATP-binding protein — MVEVRRLSLERGGVPVLREVSLTADRGQIVGLLGPSGSGKSTLLRCINRLLEPPPQTVFVDGRDVTRVDVIQLRRQVGMVFQQPVLFPGTVADNLRYGPALRGESLGDAELRALLEQADLDPALADRPASELSGGQAQRVALARTLANRPQVLLMDEPTSALDPASRRHIEEQVRRSSRKDGLAVIWVTHDVEQAEHIADYLYLLVDGQIVDQGEPAHVLHAQGDHEHLLSRFAAGELAGRHS; from the coding sequence ATGGTCGAAGTCCGTCGCCTCTCCCTGGAACGGGGCGGCGTTCCCGTGCTGCGGGAGGTCTCCCTCACGGCAGACCGGGGGCAAATCGTGGGGCTGTTGGGGCCCAGCGGCAGCGGCAAGTCGACCCTGTTGCGCTGCATCAACCGCCTGCTGGAGCCGCCGCCCCAGACGGTCTTCGTGGATGGGCGGGATGTGACCCGGGTGGATGTGATTCAACTGCGGCGACAGGTGGGGATGGTCTTCCAGCAGCCGGTGCTCTTCCCCGGCACGGTGGCCGACAACCTGCGCTACGGGCCGGCCCTGCGGGGGGAGTCCCTGGGCGACGCCGAGCTGCGGGCGCTGTTGGAGCAGGCCGACCTGGACCCGGCCCTGGCAGATCGCCCGGCATCGGAGCTATCTGGTGGCCAGGCCCAGCGGGTCGCCCTGGCCCGCACCCTGGCCAACCGCCCCCAGGTGCTGCTCATGGACGAGCCCACCAGTGCGCTGGATCCGGCCTCCCGGCGTCACATCGAGGAACAGGTCCGGCGCAGCAGCCGGAAAGATGGGCTGGCGGTCATCTGGGTGACCCACGACGTGGAACAGGCGGAGCACATCGCCGACTACCTCTACCTGCTGGTGGATGGCCAGATAGTGGACCAGGGCGAACCGGCCCACGTGCTCCATGCCCAGGGCGATCATGAGCATCTGCTCTCCCGCTTCGCCGCGGGGGAGCTGGCCGGCCGGCATTCTTGA
- a CDS encoding ABC transporter permease, whose translation MLDFFWAIDFPRVLASIALVALAGLLGYWQRAGLGQDLVMATVRSFVQLIAIGYALDLIFAQESVGWTLFLIVVMLAVAAYTSAQRGSGIPNTLFITSASIGVGTLLTIGLLVALGIFRFVPQLIIPVAGMVIGNTMTTCSLVMARLRDDVVEQRLQIETALALGATSRQAVQPILRRSIRAAMLPVIDTTKTVGLIKLPGAMTGMILAGASPLEAVQLQIIVMYMLVGATAFTALAAAFLTARVFFTPAHQLRLPAALTPAGEA comes from the coding sequence ATGTTGGACTTTTTCTGGGCCATCGATTTTCCCCGGGTGTTGGCCAGCATTGCCCTGGTGGCCCTGGCTGGCCTGCTGGGCTACTGGCAGCGGGCTGGCCTCGGCCAGGACCTGGTCATGGCCACGGTGCGCTCCTTTGTCCAGCTCATCGCCATTGGCTATGCCCTGGACCTCATCTTCGCCCAGGAGAGCGTGGGCTGGACCCTTTTCCTGATCGTGGTCATGCTGGCCGTGGCGGCGTACACCTCGGCCCAGCGGGGCAGTGGCATCCCCAACACCCTCTTCATCACCTCGGCCAGCATCGGCGTGGGCACCCTCCTGACCATCGGCCTGCTGGTGGCGTTGGGCATCTTTCGTTTTGTTCCCCAGCTCATCATTCCGGTGGCCGGCATGGTCATCGGCAACACCATGACCACCTGTTCCCTGGTCATGGCCCGGCTGCGGGACGACGTGGTGGAGCAGCGTCTCCAGATCGAGACGGCCCTGGCCCTGGGCGCGACCAGCCGCCAGGCCGTCCAGCCTATCCTGCGCCGTTCCATCCGGGCGGCCATGTTGCCGGTGATCGACACCACCAAGACGGTGGGCCTGATCAAGCTGCCGGGCGCCATGACGGGCATGATCCTGGCTGGAGCTTCCCCCCTGGAGGCCGTCCAGCTTCAAATTATTGTCATGTACATGCTGGTGGGCGCAACCGCGTTCACGGCCCTGGCTGCGGCCTTTCTCACGGCCCGGGTCTTCTTCACCCCGGCCCATCAGCTCCGCCTGCCGGCCGCGCTGACCCCAGCCGGGGAGGCGTGA